TGGCCGACACGTTCAAAATGCCGCTGGCATCTATATCGAAGGTAACCTCTATTTGTGGAAGACCTCTTTGGGCGATGGGAATGCCATCTAATCTAAAGATACCCAACATCTTATTGTCTTTTGCCATGGGGCGTTCACCTTGGAGAATCTTTATGTCCACCGCAGTCTGATTATCAGCGTAGGTGGAAAACACCTGAGTCTTTTTCGTTGGAATCGTCGTATTGCGTTCGATCATCGGCGTCGACACACTGCCGGCAGTTTCTATGCCAAGGGTCAATGGAGTCACGTCAAGCAGAAGCACATCAGTGACTTCGCCCTTCAAAACACCACCTTGAATTGCAGCCCCTACGGCAACCACTTCATCGGGATTAACACCCTGATGAGGTTCTTTCCCAGCTATTTGCTTGGCCGTCTCGACAACCTTTGGAGATCGGGTCATGCCACCGACCAAAACCAATTCATTTATATCCGAAGCACTAAAACCAGCATCCTTCAGACAATTTCTGCAGGGAGCTATGGTTCTTTGATAGAGATCATCGCAGATTTGCTCAAGCTGTGGCCGACTTAATGTAACATTAAGATGCTTCGGGCCATTGGCATCGGCGGTAACGAATGGCAGATTTATGTCGGTTTGTTGGGCCGATGATAGAGCAATTTTTGCCTTCTCAGCCTCTTCCTTAAGTCGTTGATGAGCAACCGGATCATTTCTTAAATCTATGCCATTTTCTTTTTTAAAATCATCGGCCAACCAGTTGATGACCGCACTATCCCAATCATCGCCACCAAGATGAGTATCTCCATTGGTTGCTTTGACTTCAAACACACCATCGCCTATTTCTAAAATCGATATGTCGAAGGTGCCACCACCCAGGTCATAGATCGCAATTTTCTTTTCACCTTTTTTATCCAGGCCATAGGCCAAAGAAGCGGCTGTGGGTTCATTTATAATGCGCAAAACCTCCAACCCTGCGATTGTACCGGCATCCTTGGTGGCCTGGCGCTGAGCATCATTGAAATAGGCCGGTACAGTTATAACTGCCTGGGTAACTTTCTCTCCTAGATAGGTTTCCGCATCAGCTTTTAGCTTTGCCAAAATCATAGATGATATCTGTTCCGGCGAAAATATTTCGGTTTTATCGCCAACTTTGCATTGAATACAAGCAGCACCATTCTTACCAGCCACCACCTTATAGGGCAGCGAATCGGCCAATTCTTTAATTTCATCGTATTTGTGCCCAATCAATCGTTTCGCCGAAAAAATAGTGTTTTGTGGATTCGTAATTGCCTGTCGTTTAGCTGCTTGCCCCACAAGCCTATGACCAGACTTTGCAAAAGCGACCACCGATGGCGTGGTTCTTGCTCCCTCGGAATTTGGAATGACCACTGCTTCGCCGCCCTCCATAACGGCCATACATGAATTGGTTGTCCCAAGATCTATACCTAAAATTTTTGCCATAATTTATTAACTCCTATCTGCAAAAATATATAGCAATTTTTGTTCCCAAAAGGCAAAAAAATAAAAAAAATAATCTAAATTTTTTTACAGAAATTAAAAATTACCGAATTTATTGACTAAACACAAAGCACTCTCTATAGTATAATTTAATCTTTAATTCAAACTCCATTAAGAAGATAAAGTGTTTGATATTTAAAAAAATTGGTACATTTTTTAGAAAATTCATTTCCATGTTTAAATTCATACTATGGCCATTTAGAATTTTATTCACCACTGCATCCATTGGCAAAAAATTACTATCGATGCTATTAATTACGCTTTTCTCCTCTCTTGTACTTCTGCTATTGGCGGCACTAACCATCAATTTTTGGCTGCCAACGGCCATCAAAATTTACTCCAAGCATAAATTTGGGTTTACGATAATTGTGCGT
This window of the Puniceicoccales bacterium genome carries:
- the dnaK gene encoding molecular chaperone DnaK, coding for MAKILGIDLGTTNSCMAVMEGGEAVVIPNSEGARTTPSVVAFAKSGHRLVGQAAKRQAITNPQNTIFSAKRLIGHKYDEIKELADSLPYKVVAGKNGAACIQCKVGDKTEIFSPEQISSMILAKLKADAETYLGEKVTQAVITVPAYFNDAQRQATKDAGTIAGLEVLRIINEPTAASLAYGLDKKGEKKIAIYDLGGGTFDISILEIGDGVFEVKATNGDTHLGGDDWDSAVINWLADDFKKENGIDLRNDPVAHQRLKEEAEKAKIALSSAQQTDINLPFVTADANGPKHLNVTLSRPQLEQICDDLYQRTIAPCRNCLKDAGFSASDINELVLVGGMTRSPKVVETAKQIAGKEPHQGVNPDEVVAVGAAIQGGVLKGEVTDVLLLDVTPLTLGIETAGSVSTPMIERNTTIPTKKTQVFSTYADNQTAVDIKILQGERPMAKDNKMLGIFRLDGIPIAQRGLPQIEVTFDIDASGILNVSAKDLGSGKNQHITISGASGLSEEEVEKLRKEAEKFAEADKKEKEKVEVRNHLDSFIYQTEKQIKDTADKLSEEDRNKLETAVNEAKKVFENNGASVEELKSAQEALTRVFQNMAQELYKNVQPKEESNGAAEEASQKKPEGVVDADFEVIDDGKN